A DNA window from Hevea brasiliensis isolate MT/VB/25A 57/8 chromosome 2, ASM3005281v1, whole genome shotgun sequence contains the following coding sequences:
- the LOC110660977 gene encoding uncharacterized protein LOC110660977 isoform X3 — MDSPCRTVKFLLLISLFQVLYIASIIHAEGSDKRLLLTSNAKSGERHSEEYCAMYDICGARDDGKVLNCPSNSPSKKPDDLLSQKIQSLCPTITGNVCCTEAQFETLRSQVQQVIPFLVGCPACLRNFLNLFCELSCSPHQSLFVNVTSISKVKNNLTVDGIDFYITDAFGEGLYDSCKDVKFGTMNSRALDFVGAGAQNFKDWYAFIGRRAAPNLPGSPYAITFKSTAPVSSGMKPMNVSTYSCADTSLGCSCGDCPSAPVCANTAPPREHEKSSCSVRIGSLKAKCIDFALTILYIVLLSMFLGCGLFHRKRERNQTSGMKSMPNSMDGGEIHSVIRRKDENLPMQVFPISYIFLLGEIPMLENSPQTGNRVQLSIVQGYMSMFYRRYGTWVARRPIHVLSVSVAVVLLLCLGLIRFKVETRPEKLILATTPDAEDAKLPSIVTENNIKLLFEIQKKVDGIRANYSGSMVSLTDICMKPLDQDCATQSVLQYFQMDPQNYDNYGGVEHVHYCLQHYTSADKCMSTFKAPLDPSTALGGFSGSNYSEASAFIVTYPVNNAIDKEGNKTDKAVAWEKAFIQLVKEELLQMVQLKNLTLSFSSESSIEEELKRESTADVTTILISYLVMFAYISLTLGGTPHLSSFYISSKVLLGLSGVLLVMLSVLGSVGLFSAIGVKSTLIIMEVIPFLVLAVGVDNMCILVHAVKRQPLELPLEGRISNALVEVGPSITLASLSEVLAFAVGSFIPMPACRVFSMFAALAVLLDFLLQVTAFVALIVFDFLRAEDKRVDCVPCLKISSSYAESDKGIGGGRPGLLAQYMKRVHAPVLSLWGVKIVVISIFIGFALASIALSTRVEPGLEQKIVLPRNSYLQGYFNNVSEYLRIGPPLYFVVKNYNYSSESRHTNQLCSISQCDSNSLLNEIARASLTPESSYIAKPAASWLDDFLVWLSPEAFGCCRKFTNGSYCPPDDQPPCCSSDTGSCDLSGVCKDCTTCFRHSDLNNDRPSTAQFRDKLPWFLNALPSADCAKGGHGAYTSSVELEGIENGVIQASSFRTYHTPLNKQIDYVNSMRAAKEFSSRVSDSLKMEVFPYSVFYMFFEQYLDIWKTALINLAIAIGAVFVVCLVITCSLWSSAIILLVLAMIVVDLMGVMAILDIQLNAVSVVNLVMSVGIAVEFCVHITFAFSVSSGDRDQRVEEALGTMGASVFSGITLTKLVGVLVLCFSRTEVFVVYYFQMYLALVLLGFLHGLVFLPVILSVFGPPSRCKLIEKPEDRPSVSLQP; from the exons TAGGACAGTGAAGTTTCTTCTATTGATTTCTTTGTTCCAG GTTCTATATATTGCATCTATAATCCATGCAGAGGGCTCTGATAAACGATTGCTTTTGACATCCAATGCAAAATCTGG GGAAAGGCATTCTGAAGAATATTGTGCTATGTACGACATCTGTGGAGCACGTGATGATGGAAAAGTATTGAATTGTCCTTCCAATTCTCCATCTAAGAAG CCAGATGACTTGCTTTCACAAAAGATCCAAAGTTTGTGCCCAACAATCACTGGCAATGTCTGTTGCACAGAAGCGCAGTTTGAAACTTTACGATCACAAGTGCAGCAA GTGATTCCTTTTCTTGTTGGCTGTCCAGCATGCTTAAGAAACTTTTTGAATCTGTTCTGTGAACTTTCCTGCTCTCCACATCAGAGTTTATTTGTCAATGTGACTTCTATTTCCAAG GTTAAAAACAATTTGACTGTGGATGGAATTGATTTTTATATCACTGATGCTTTTGGTGAAGGGTTATATGACTCTTGCAAGGATGTAAAGTTTGGTACAATGAATTCTCGAGCTCTAGACTTCGTTGGGGCTGGTGCTCAAAACTTTAAAG ATTGGTATGCGTTTATTGGTAGACGAGCAGCCCCAAATCTACCAGGCTCACCATATGCCATTACATTCAAGTCAACTGCTCCTGTGTCATCGGGAATGAAACCTATGAATGTATCTACATATTCATGTGCTGATACTTCACTCGGTTGTTCTTGTGGTGATTGCCCATCTGCTCCTGTTTGTGCCAATACAGCTCCTCCTCGAGAACATGAGAAATCATCCTGTTCTGTGAGAATTGGATCTCTTAAG GCCAAATGCATTGACTTTGCTCTAACAATCCTTTATATCGTGTTGCTTTCCATGTTTTTGGGTTGCGGTTTGTTTCATCGAAAAAGAGAAAGGAACCAAACTTCTGGAATGAAATCAATGCCAAATAGCATGGATGGTGGTGAAATCCACTCTGTAATTAGGCGGAAGGATGAGAATCTCCCCATGCAGGTGTTCCCAATTTCCTACATATTCCTGTTGGGAGAAATTCca ATGCTTGAAAATTCTCCTCAAACTGGAAACAGGGTTCAGCTTTCAATTGTGCAAGGATATATGTCAATGTTTTACAG gagatatggAACTTGGGTTGCTCGACGTCCTATACATGTGTTGAGCGTGTCGGTGGCTGTAGTTCTTCTACTTTGTCTTGGTCTAATCCGTTTTAAGGTTGAGACACGACCTGAGAAG CTAATTCTAGCAACTACACCTGATGCTGAGGATGCAAAATTGCCAAGCATTGTGACAGAGAACAATATTAAGTTGCTATTTGAAATACAAAAGAAG GTTGATGGAATCCGTGCAAACTATTCTGGATCAATGGTATCTCTAACTGATATTTGTATGAAGCCACTGGACCAAGATTGTGCTACTCAAAGTGTTCTGCAG TATTTCCAAATGGATCCTCAAAATTATGACAATTATGGGGGAGTTGAGCATGTGCATTATTGTTTGCAG CATTACACCTCTGCTGACAAATGTATGAGTACCTTCAAAGCTCCTCTTGATCCAAGCACTGCTTTGGGAGGTTTCTCAGGGAGCAATTATTCAGAG GCATCTGCATTTATTGTAACTTATCCAGTAAACAATGCAATTGATAAAGAAGGGAATAAAACTGATAAGGCTGTTGCTTGGGAGAAGGCCTTTATTCAGTTAGTGAAG GAGGAATTGTTGCAAATGGTTCAACTGAAAAATCTTACACTTTCTTTTTCATCGGAAAGCTCTATTGAGGAAGAACTAAAAAGAGAAAGTACTGCAGATGTGACTACTATATTG ATAAGTTATCTTGTGATGTTTGCGTACATATCTCTTACGTTGGGTGGTACACCACATTTGTCTTCTTTTTACATTTCATCTAAG GTGTTGCTTGGTCTTTCTGGAGTTCTACTTGTCATGCTTTCTGTTCTTGGATCAGTTGGATTGTTTAGTGCCATTGGAGTAAAATCTACACTAATCATCATGGAAGTCATTCCTTTTCTTGTGTTAGCG GTAGGGGTGGACAACATGTGTATATTGGTGCATGCTGTTAAGCGGCAGCCATTGGAGTTGCCACTAGAAGGACGGATAAGCAACGCACTTGTGGAAGTTGGACCATCTATAACACTTGCTAGTCTATCTGAGGTGCTAGCATTTGCAGTTGGGAGTTTTATTCCTATGCCAGCATGTCGTGTGTTTTCTATGTTTGCTG CGCTAGCTGTTCTTTTGGACTTCCTTCTGCAAGTTACTGCTTTCGTTGCTTTGATAGTTTTTGACTTTTTGCGCGCGGAGGATAAAAGGGTTGATTGTGTTCCATGtctaaaaatttcttcatcatATGCTGAATCTGATAAAG GCATTGGTGGGGGAAGGCCTGGATTGCTGGCTCAATATATGAAG AGGGTCCATGCGCCTGTGCTCAGTCTTTGGGGAGTTAAGATAGTTGTCATTTCCATCTTTATTGGCTTTGCATTGGCTAGTATT GCATTATCCACTAGGGTCGAACCTGGTTTGGAACAGAAGATTGTTCTTCCACGGAACTCATATCTTCAG GGCTATTTTAATAATGTTTCAGAGTATCTTAGAATTGGTCCCCCCCTATACTTTGTTGTGAAGAACTATAATTATAG CTCAGAATCAAGACATACAAATCAGTTGTGCTCCATCAGCCAGTGTGATTCAAATTCTCTTTTAAATGAG ATTGCTAGAGCATCCTTGACTCCTGAGTCCAGCTATATTGCCAAGCCAGCTGCTTCATGGCTTGATGATTTTCTTGTGTGGCTATCTCCAGAAGCTTTTGGTTGCTGTCGCAAGTTCACAAATGGGAGTTATTGTCCTCCTGATGATCAG cCTCCTTGCTGTTCCTCTGATACAGGTTCTTGTGATCTCAGTGGAGTCTGCAAAGATTGTACCACG tgtttccgtCACTCAGATTTGAATAATGATCGTCCATCTACAGCACAATTTAGGGATAAACTCCCATGGTTCCTTAATGCTCTGCCTTCTGCTGATTGTGCTAAAGGGGGCCATGGTGCTTACACCAGCAGTGTGGAACTGGAAG GCATTGAGAATGGTGTTATTCAAGCATCATCCTTCCGCACATATCACACGCCTCTCAACAAGCAG ATTGACTATGTCAATTCGATGAGGGCTGCTAAAGAGTTCAGTTCAAGGGTGTCTGATTCTTTAAAG ATGGAGGTTTTCCCATATTCAGTGTTTTATATGTTTTTTGAACAATACCTTGATATATGGAAGACAGCATTGATCAACCTGGCTATTGCAATTG GTGCGGTATTTGTTGTTTGTTTAGTTATCACGTGCAG TTTATGGAGCTCAGCAATCATTTTGCTGGTTTTGGCGATGATTGTCGTGGATCTTATG GGTGTGATGGCAATTCTGGATATTCAACTGAATGCAGTCTCTGTTGTTAACCTTGTCATGTCAGTGGGCATTGCTGTTGAGTTCTGTGTACATATAACATTTGCTTTCTCA GTAAGTAGCGGAGATAGAGACCAAAGAGTGGAGGAGGCTCTAGGTACAATGGGGGCTTCAGTcttcag TGGAATCACACTAACAAAGCTAGTCGGTGTACTTGTTCTGTGCTTCTCTAGGACGGAAGTTTTTGTG GTTTATTACTTCCAAATGTACCTGGCGTTGGTTCTTCTTGGTTTCTTGCATGGGCTTGTATTCTTGCCT GTAATTTTGAGCGTGTTTGGTCCACCTTCAAGATGTAAACTTATTGAGAAGCCAGAAGATAGGCCATCAGTTTCATTGCAGCCCTGA
- the LOC110660977 gene encoding uncharacterized protein LOC110660977 isoform X4, which produces MDSPCRTVKFLLLISLFQVLYIASIIHAEGSDKRLLLTSNAKSGERHSEEYCAMYDICGARDDGKVLNCPSNSPSKKPDDLLSQKIQSLCPTITGNVCCTEAQFETLRSQVQQVIPFLVGCPACLRNFLNLFCELSCSPHQSLFVNVTSISKVKNNLTVDGIDFYITDAFGEGLYDSCKDVKFGTMNSRALDFVGAGAQNFKDWYAFIGRRAAPNLPGSPYAITFKSTAPVSSGMKPMNVSTYSCADTSLGCSCGDCPSAPVCANTAPPREHEKSSCSVRIGSLKAKCIDFALTILYIVLLSMFLGCGLFHRKRERNQTSGMKSMPNSMDGGEIHSVIRRKDENLPMQVFPISYIFLLGEIPMLENSPQTGNRVQLSIVQGYMSMFYRRYGTWVARRPIHVLSVSVAVVLLLCLGLIRFKVETRPEKLWVGPGSKATEEKKFFDSHLAPFYRIEQLILATTPDAEDAKLPSIVTENNIKLLFEIQKKVDGIRANYSGSMVSLTDICMKPLDQDCATQSVLQYFQMDPQNYDNYGGVEHVHYCLQHYTSADKCMSTFKAPLDPSTALGGFSGSNYSEASAFIVTYPVNNAIDKEGNKTDKAVAWEKAFIQLVKEELLQMVQLKNLTLSFSSESSIEEELKRESTADVTTILISYLVMFAYISLTLGGTPHLSSFYISSKVLLGLSGVLLVMLSVLGSVGLFSAIGVKSTLIIMEVIPFLVLAVGVDNMCILVHAVKRQPLELPLEGRISNALVEVGPSITLASLSEVLAFAVGSFIPMPACRVFSMFAALAVLLDFLLQVTAFVALIVFDFLRAEDKRVDCVPCLKISSSYAESDKGIGGGRPGLLAQYMKRVHAPVLSLWGVKIVVISIFIGFALASIALSTRVEPGLEQKIVLPRNSYLQGYFNNVSEYLRIGPPLYFVVKNYNYSSESRHTNQLCSISQCDSNSLLNEIARASLTPESSYIAKPAASWLDDFLVWLSPEAFGCCRKFTNGSYCPPDDQPPCCSSDTGSCDLSGVCKDCTTHNLGINSHGSLMLCLLLIVLKGAMVLTPAVWNWKALRMVLFKHHPSAHITRLSTSRLTMSIR; this is translated from the exons TAGGACAGTGAAGTTTCTTCTATTGATTTCTTTGTTCCAG GTTCTATATATTGCATCTATAATCCATGCAGAGGGCTCTGATAAACGATTGCTTTTGACATCCAATGCAAAATCTGG GGAAAGGCATTCTGAAGAATATTGTGCTATGTACGACATCTGTGGAGCACGTGATGATGGAAAAGTATTGAATTGTCCTTCCAATTCTCCATCTAAGAAG CCAGATGACTTGCTTTCACAAAAGATCCAAAGTTTGTGCCCAACAATCACTGGCAATGTCTGTTGCACAGAAGCGCAGTTTGAAACTTTACGATCACAAGTGCAGCAA GTGATTCCTTTTCTTGTTGGCTGTCCAGCATGCTTAAGAAACTTTTTGAATCTGTTCTGTGAACTTTCCTGCTCTCCACATCAGAGTTTATTTGTCAATGTGACTTCTATTTCCAAG GTTAAAAACAATTTGACTGTGGATGGAATTGATTTTTATATCACTGATGCTTTTGGTGAAGGGTTATATGACTCTTGCAAGGATGTAAAGTTTGGTACAATGAATTCTCGAGCTCTAGACTTCGTTGGGGCTGGTGCTCAAAACTTTAAAG ATTGGTATGCGTTTATTGGTAGACGAGCAGCCCCAAATCTACCAGGCTCACCATATGCCATTACATTCAAGTCAACTGCTCCTGTGTCATCGGGAATGAAACCTATGAATGTATCTACATATTCATGTGCTGATACTTCACTCGGTTGTTCTTGTGGTGATTGCCCATCTGCTCCTGTTTGTGCCAATACAGCTCCTCCTCGAGAACATGAGAAATCATCCTGTTCTGTGAGAATTGGATCTCTTAAG GCCAAATGCATTGACTTTGCTCTAACAATCCTTTATATCGTGTTGCTTTCCATGTTTTTGGGTTGCGGTTTGTTTCATCGAAAAAGAGAAAGGAACCAAACTTCTGGAATGAAATCAATGCCAAATAGCATGGATGGTGGTGAAATCCACTCTGTAATTAGGCGGAAGGATGAGAATCTCCCCATGCAGGTGTTCCCAATTTCCTACATATTCCTGTTGGGAGAAATTCca ATGCTTGAAAATTCTCCTCAAACTGGAAACAGGGTTCAGCTTTCAATTGTGCAAGGATATATGTCAATGTTTTACAG gagatatggAACTTGGGTTGCTCGACGTCCTATACATGTGTTGAGCGTGTCGGTGGCTGTAGTTCTTCTACTTTGTCTTGGTCTAATCCGTTTTAAGGTTGAGACACGACCTGAGAAG CTATGGGTAGGGCCTGGGAGTAAAGCCACAGAAGAGAAAAAATTTTTTGACAGCCACCTAGCTCCTTTTTACAGAATTGAGCAG CTAATTCTAGCAACTACACCTGATGCTGAGGATGCAAAATTGCCAAGCATTGTGACAGAGAACAATATTAAGTTGCTATTTGAAATACAAAAGAAG GTTGATGGAATCCGTGCAAACTATTCTGGATCAATGGTATCTCTAACTGATATTTGTATGAAGCCACTGGACCAAGATTGTGCTACTCAAAGTGTTCTGCAG TATTTCCAAATGGATCCTCAAAATTATGACAATTATGGGGGAGTTGAGCATGTGCATTATTGTTTGCAG CATTACACCTCTGCTGACAAATGTATGAGTACCTTCAAAGCTCCTCTTGATCCAAGCACTGCTTTGGGAGGTTTCTCAGGGAGCAATTATTCAGAG GCATCTGCATTTATTGTAACTTATCCAGTAAACAATGCAATTGATAAAGAAGGGAATAAAACTGATAAGGCTGTTGCTTGGGAGAAGGCCTTTATTCAGTTAGTGAAG GAGGAATTGTTGCAAATGGTTCAACTGAAAAATCTTACACTTTCTTTTTCATCGGAAAGCTCTATTGAGGAAGAACTAAAAAGAGAAAGTACTGCAGATGTGACTACTATATTG ATAAGTTATCTTGTGATGTTTGCGTACATATCTCTTACGTTGGGTGGTACACCACATTTGTCTTCTTTTTACATTTCATCTAAG GTGTTGCTTGGTCTTTCTGGAGTTCTACTTGTCATGCTTTCTGTTCTTGGATCAGTTGGATTGTTTAGTGCCATTGGAGTAAAATCTACACTAATCATCATGGAAGTCATTCCTTTTCTTGTGTTAGCG GTAGGGGTGGACAACATGTGTATATTGGTGCATGCTGTTAAGCGGCAGCCATTGGAGTTGCCACTAGAAGGACGGATAAGCAACGCACTTGTGGAAGTTGGACCATCTATAACACTTGCTAGTCTATCTGAGGTGCTAGCATTTGCAGTTGGGAGTTTTATTCCTATGCCAGCATGTCGTGTGTTTTCTATGTTTGCTG CGCTAGCTGTTCTTTTGGACTTCCTTCTGCAAGTTACTGCTTTCGTTGCTTTGATAGTTTTTGACTTTTTGCGCGCGGAGGATAAAAGGGTTGATTGTGTTCCATGtctaaaaatttcttcatcatATGCTGAATCTGATAAAG GCATTGGTGGGGGAAGGCCTGGATTGCTGGCTCAATATATGAAG AGGGTCCATGCGCCTGTGCTCAGTCTTTGGGGAGTTAAGATAGTTGTCATTTCCATCTTTATTGGCTTTGCATTGGCTAGTATT GCATTATCCACTAGGGTCGAACCTGGTTTGGAACAGAAGATTGTTCTTCCACGGAACTCATATCTTCAG GGCTATTTTAATAATGTTTCAGAGTATCTTAGAATTGGTCCCCCCCTATACTTTGTTGTGAAGAACTATAATTATAG CTCAGAATCAAGACATACAAATCAGTTGTGCTCCATCAGCCAGTGTGATTCAAATTCTCTTTTAAATGAG ATTGCTAGAGCATCCTTGACTCCTGAGTCCAGCTATATTGCCAAGCCAGCTGCTTCATGGCTTGATGATTTTCTTGTGTGGCTATCTCCAGAAGCTTTTGGTTGCTGTCGCAAGTTCACAAATGGGAGTTATTGTCCTCCTGATGATCAG cCTCCTTGCTGTTCCTCTGATACAGGTTCTTGTGATCTCAGTGGAGTCTGCAAAGATTGTACCACG CACAATTTAGGGATAAACTCCCATGGTTCCTTAATGCTCTGCCTTCTGCTGATTGTGCTAAAGGGGGCCATGGTGCTTACACCAGCAGTGTGGAACTGGAAG GCATTGAGAATGGTGTTATTCAAGCATCATCCTTCCGCACATATCACACGCCTCTCAACAAGCAG ATTGACTATGTCAATTCGATGA